The following are encoded together in the Tripterygium wilfordii isolate XIE 37 chromosome 3, ASM1340144v1, whole genome shotgun sequence genome:
- the LOC119995634 gene encoding alpha carbonic anhydrase 7-like — translation MNHRSKPIWVSCFLIIFFVSHSTSCVTANEVEDEREFDYLNNSEKGPRHWGEIKKEWEECKNGTLQSPIDLTDQRVKKIPKLLQMKKCYKPCNATLKNRGHDISLQWEELKAGSIEINGTSYFLKQCHWHSPSEHTINGRRYALEMHMVHLSPDQNITVIGLLYQLGAADPFLSKLIKDIRSLSDEKPEIPMGVIDPSDIKMYGSRYYRYLGSLTTPPCTEGVIWNVNTKIRTVSRGQVKLLREAVHDYAEENARPVQLQNSRDVHLYTGQKPVRLENLSALWVSRLFSSKWIAFNHIFDEYYITEAVHSIHELEFSSLQ, via the exons ATGAACCATCGAAGCAAGCCAATTTGGGTCTCATGCTTTCTGATCATATTCTTTGTCTCGCATTCAACATCCTGTGTCACCGCTAATGAAGTTG AGGATGAAAGAGAGTTTGACTACTTGAACAACAGCGAGAAGGGGCCAAGACATTGGGGAGAGATTAAGAAGGAATGGGAGGAGTGCAAGAATGGAACTCTTCAGTCTCCAATTGATTTAACAGATCAGAGAGTGAAAAAGATTCCTAAATTATTACAGATGAAGAAATGTTACAAACCTTGCAACGCAACTCTCAAGAACAGAGGACATGACATTTCT CTTCAATGGGAAGAACTGAAAGCCGGATCGATCGAGATCAATGGGACTAGCTACTTTCTTAAACAATGCCATTGGCATTCGCCTTCTGAGCATACCATCAATGGCAGAAG GTATGCCTTGGAGATGCACATGGTCCACTTAAGCCCAGACCAAAACATAACTGTGATTGGACTCCTCTACCAACTTGGTGCTGCTGATCCTTTCCTCTCCAAG TTAATCAAGGATATAAGGTCACTGAGCGATGAGAAGCCAGAGATACCGATGGGTGTGATTGATCCAAGTGACATCAAGATGTATGGGAGCAGGTATTACAGATACTTGGGTTCACTCACCACGCCTCCTTGTACCGAAGGAGTCATTTGGAATGTTAACACAAAG ATAAGGACTGTCTCAAGAGGCCAAGTGAAATTACTTAGAGAGGCCGTCCACGAT TATGCGGAGGAGAATGCAAGACCAGTGCAATTACAAAACAGTCGGGACGTCCATCTCTATACAGGCCAAAAACCA GTAAGACTAGAGAATCTCTCGGCTCTCTGGGTCTCTCGACTCTTTTCCAGTAAATGGATTGCGTTCAATCACATCTTCGATGAGTACTATATCACCGAAGCAGTGCACAGCATACATGAACTAGAATTCTCTAGTCTTCAGTAG